The following proteins come from a genomic window of Diorhabda carinulata isolate Delta chromosome X, icDioCari1.1, whole genome shotgun sequence:
- the LOC130902140 gene encoding alpha-soluble NSF attachment protein-like gives MSSNTKKAEELIAEAEKKVTSRGLFSYLFGNSKKKDEALECYRTAAILFKMAKNWSAAGKAFVEVAKLSAKNGDRYDAAIGYVDAANCYKKNDVLDAINCFIKAIEIYTEMGRFAIAAKHYHTIAELYEREIVDLKLAMQYYEQAADYYRGEDNNSSANKCLLKVAQYAAHFGNYEKAVQVYQEVAYLALGNALLQYSAKESLFKAALCHLCIDVFNTQQALESYVKKYPSFNESREYKFLTTLIRHIEEENEEGFSVAIKEYDSVSRLDQWHISILLRIKKQLFDSPDLR, from the coding sequence ATGTcttcaaacacaaaaaaagCTGAAGAATTGATCGCCGAAGCCGAAAAGAAAGTGACTTCAAGAGGATTGTTCAGTTACCTTTTCGGTAATTCTAAAAAGAAAGATGAAGCATTAGAATGTTACCGAACAGCTGCAATTCTGTTCAAAATGGCGAAAAACTGGAGTGCTGCTGGTAAAGCTTTTGTCGAAGTAGCGAAGTTGTCTGCTAAAAACGGAGACCGATACGATGCCGCTATAGGTTATGTTGATGCTGCGAACtgctataaaaaaaatgatgttctAGACGCtattaattgtttcataaaagCTATAGAGATATATACAGAGATGGGACGTTTTGCTATAGCAGCCAAACACTATCATACAATTGCAGAATTGTATGAGCGTGAGATCGTCGATCTTAAACTCGCCATGCAGTATTACGAGCAAGCTGCTGATTACTATAGAGGAGAAGATAATAATTCTTCGGCCAATAAATGTCTTTTGAAAGTAGCACAATACGCGGCACATTTTGGAAATTACGAAAAGGCTGTACAAGTATACCAAGAAGTAGCTTATTTAGCACTAGGAAATGCTTTATTACAATACAGTGCAAAAGAATCTCTGTTTAAAGCTGCGCTTTGTCATTTGTGTATCGATGTATTTAATACACAACAAGCGTTAGAaagttatgtgaaaaaatatccTTCCTTTAATGAATCTcgagaatataaatttttaacaactCTTATTCGTCacattgaagaagaaaatgaagaaggaTTTAGCGTTGCAATAAAAGAGTATGATTCCGTTTCTCGACTTGATCAGTGGCATATATCAATTCTTCTGCGAATTAAGAAGCAACTTTTCGACAGTCCTGATTTACGTTAA